The Paenibacillus sp. MBLB1832 genome has a window encoding:
- a CDS encoding acyl-CoA thioesterase: protein METTLDIIVRSTEIDVNGHVNNAKYLEYLEWGREEWYEACSLSYETFGALGIQTVTVNININYRKECKQGEHLSVSCRPAKMGRSSYVLQQEIRNGQGELCADALVTSVTMDSTTRTSREAPEELRKFFTSKDE, encoded by the coding sequence ATGGAAACGACGCTCGATATCATCGTCCGCTCTACGGAGATTGATGTGAATGGGCATGTGAATAATGCGAAATATTTGGAGTATCTCGAGTGGGGGCGTGAAGAGTGGTATGAAGCCTGCTCGCTGTCTTACGAGACCTTTGGTGCGCTCGGTATTCAGACCGTCACCGTCAATATCAACATCAATTATCGCAAAGAGTGCAAGCAAGGCGAACACTTAAGCGTCAGCTGCCGGCCAGCGAAGATGGGGCGTTCCAGTTATGTTTTGCAGCAGGAGATTCGCAATGGGCAAGGTGAACTTTGCGCGGATGCGCTTGTCACCAGCGTCACGATGGATAGCACAACCCGTACAAGCCGAGAGGCTCCGGAGGAGTTGCGGAAATTTTTCACCTCGAAAGATGAGTAA